One segment of Pristis pectinata isolate sPriPec2 chromosome 3, sPriPec2.1.pri, whole genome shotgun sequence DNA contains the following:
- the ccdc17 gene encoding coiled-coil domain-containing protein 17 has translation MERELNHLRIHQPEVSLSDSRAFRRLNDEFQKLRTSIDENLPTYRSWQEEPEVSPRFQREREHRERVREIAEVHGRYLADVQARNRELEEQRDEIRQRLEELSSKEHYAIHIEQMLLELKAKEEKNQHALDALREQIELLQTDAVVKQNSVKVAENSSVEKKEQKVPLPFVSFPSSESLSAEIGALKLVYLQNGGNDPAILAQMNGLQAEAQLLEKSIRQPKERKKKHESPHKSLDAELLAVELENQLLEDEILKLKFQRERRKPVDELEKEIQEMQREHINKMSDLQGEIELLKSETHRMRRGLRSPHHLPQPPHPPPPPPPPPPPQLGLNQHTWVPHMGNTRPQTPLIAKHLLDPPDALGPAPYDPVAGFVVFYDFLLGLDPTYRLVRLVTGLYNKGQEMGKPSALPPVCCETGSGPHYMSEGLKGSFGILSARQPVPRVRPALGISLIIELQAAGGFDPYGLEIQRLVSRGWAKIDVFDNHNQVISGRWKVPIRSLPVTPSLTTGQLNGIPQVGSSELYLRLLNARDAEVQSMAGIDPHNASMYQYPPLMAGRSVPPAENLPPPQYLSYRPAPAHYHPLTSHTSHVDLPPNDGHSDLHKSNQR, from the exons ATG GAAAGAGAACTGAATCACTTGCGGATTCACCAACCAGAGGTCAGTTTGTCTGACAGTCGTGCCTTTAGAAGATTGAATGATGAG TTTCAAAAACTAAGGACATCAATTGACGAAAACTTACCCACATATAGATCTTGGCAAGAAGAG CCTGAAGTGAGCCCCAGATTCCAGAGGGAGAGGGAACACCGGGAACGTGTGCGGGAAATAGCAGAAGTGCATGGCCGATATCTAGCAGATGTTCAAGCTCGTAacagggaattggaggagcaaagagATG aaatccgTCAACGGTTAGAAGAGCTCTCATCTAAAGAGCATTACGCAATCCACATTGAGcagatgttgctggaactcaaGGCAAAGGAAGAGAAGAATCAGCATGCTCTGGATGCACTCCGAGAGCAGATTGAACTCCTTCAGACAGATGCAGT TGTCAAGCAGAATTCAGTCAAGGTTGCAGAGAATTCTTCGGTGgagaaaaaggaacaaaaagtGCCTCTTCCTTTTGTAtcgtttcccagttctgagagcCTATCTGCTGAAATAGG TGCACTGAAACTAGTCTACCTTCAGAATGGTGGGAATGATCCTGCTATCCTTGCCCAGATGAATGGCCTTCAGGCAGAGGCTCAACTTCTGGAGAAGTCTATTCGCCAAccaaaagagaggaagaaaa AACATGAGTCACCTCATAAATCACTGGATGCTGAGCTCCTGGCTGTGGAACTTGAGAACCAGCTCCTGGAAGATGAAATTCTGAAACTAAAGTTTCAAAGGGAAAGGAGGAAGCCTGTTGATG AattggaaaaagaaatacagGAGATGCAGCGTGAGCACATAAACAAAATGAGTGACCTTCAAGGAGAAATTGAGCTGCTAAAAAGTGAAACACACAGAATGCGAAGAGGATTAAGGTCACCTCATCATCTGCCTCAGCCTCCacatccacctcctcctcctcctcctccccctcccccacaactaGGTCTGAACCAACATACTTGGGTGCCACACATG GGTAACACAAGACCTCAgacaccactgattgccaaacaCTTACTGGACCCTCCAGATGCACTGGGGCCTGCACCCTATGATCCAGT GGCAGGGTTTGTTGTTTTCTATGATTTTCTTCTTGGCCTTGACCCGACATACCGGCTTGTCCGCCTTGTTACTGGTTTGTACAATAAAGGACAGGAGATGGGGAAGCCATCAGCCTTGCCTCCTGTGTGCTGTGAAACGGGAAGTGGGCCTCACTACATGTCTGAaggactcaagggcagctttggAATTTTATCTGCAAGGCAGCCAGTGCCAAG AGTCCGTCCTGCCCTTGGAATCTCTCTGATAATTGAGCTCCAAGCAGCTGGTGGCTTTGATCCATACGGGCTGGAAATTCAGCGGCTAGTTTCCAGGGGCTGGGCAAAGATAGATGTATTTGATAATCACAACCAAGTTATCAGTGGTCGATGGAAAGTTCCAATACGATCTCTACCAGTAACCCCATCCCTCACAACTGGCCAGCTCAATGGAATTCCTCAG GTTGGCAGCTCTGAACTCTACCTGAGACTGTTAAATGCGCGAGACGCTGAAGTGCAGTCAATGGCCGGTATTGATCCCCACAATGCGTCCATGTATCAATATCCACCTTTG atgGCAGGCCGTTCTGTTCCTCCTGCTGAAAATCTGCCTCCTCCTCAATACCTCTCTTATCGCCCTGCTCCAGCTCATTATCATCCTCTCACTTCTCATACTAGTCATGTTGACCTCCCTCCTAACGATGGACACAGCGACCTCCACAAATCCAATCAAAGGTGA